The genomic interval CGCCGAGCGCAGGCAACGTTGGACGCAACGTCCACGGACGATCAATGACTATGCTGGGTATCACCATCCACATTGCCGCCGTGCCAAGTTGCCCCGCGGCGGCAAGCACTGGCGACACGCCGCGCAAGGTGCGCCGCGCCATGATCGTTGCAACCGCGTAACTCAACGCCGCGCCGACGACTGCCAGCTGTCCCCAGAATTCGATTTGAATTCCCCCGCGCAATTCCGGCAGGAAAACAATGACGACCCCGACAAATCCGACCAACACGCCAAGCATCTTGGGCATCGTCATGCGTTCGTCGTGCGTCCAATAATGCGCGAGCAAAACGGTGAACAAGGGCATCGCCGCGTTCAAGATGGATGCCAAGCCGCTCGTGATGTGCGTTTCGCCCCAGGTGATCAGCGTGTACGGAATCACGCCGTTCAAAATTCCTAGCGCGATGAACGTCGTCCATAATGCGCGCGTGCGCGGGAACGCTTCGCGGCGAAATCGCATCACGCCGAACAAGACGGTCGCGGCGATCAACGTTCGTCCCAGGACGAAGGTGAACGGCGGAATCTCGGCGACGCCGACTTTGATGAACAAGAACGATGCGCCCCAGATCGCGCCAAGCAAGAATAATATGAACCAGGCAAACATGGGTGCTCCTATTTTTGATTTTCGATTTACGAATTCGCGCTGGACGAAGCATGCGCCGCGTCGTACCAAAACGCGCCCGGAAAATCTTCGGCGACTTGTTTCCGCTTGCCGCTCCATTGCTCGATCTCGATGCGATACACGGCAGTGCGCGCCAATTCTTGCGGCGAAATGGAACGATAATCCATGCCGTACTCGAGATGTGCAAAATATTTTTCGAGGAGCAACTGCAACGCGTGCGCGGCTTCCGCTTCATCGGCGACGACCGACGCGCGTCCGAACACGACGACGCTCGCGTACTCGCTGCTCATGGCGAATGCAGTCGGCGCGGGCAATTGTCGCCCAATCTCGTTGACGCTGAAACAGACGCGCGGGTTGTCCTCAACATCGGTGCGCGTGCGCCCGGCGGGCGCGCCGTGCATGTAGATCGCGTCCGCGGTTTCGTCGAAAACATAGTGCCGGGCGGAGATGTACGGCTGACCCTCGTGGGCGGTCGCCATGATCCCGATTGCCGCGCGATGGAGCATCGCCCGAATCCATGCTTCATCCTCGACAGCGCGGTCTTGGCGTTTGACTTGGGCTAAGGAAATTGTTTTCATGCGCCATAATGTAACCTAAAAGTGGTCTTGACACAAGTGCCATTTTTCGCTAAATTGAAGGTACCACTTTTTGGAGGGCGTTATGGCAAAACGCGCGGCATTTCTTACGCTCGCGGCATTGGATCTCGAACGCGGCACGCCCACCGCGTTGCACCGTCAACTCTATTATCGTTTGAGTCACGCGATTCTTACACATCGGCTCGCGCCTGGCGTGCGGCTTCCGCCGACGCGCGCGCTCGCGGCGGAACTGGGCGTCTCGCGGAACACGGTCGTCAACGCGTTCGAACAACTTTTGGCGGAGGGCTACATCGAGGGCAAGGTTGGCAGCGGGACGTACGTCAGCCACGCCTTGCCCGATCAGGTCCTGCAAGTACGCGCGCAAAGCAGTGCGCCTTCGCGCGCGATGTTGGCGCGCGCCACACTATCCAAGCGCGGCGCGATCATGGCGTCCGCGCCGGCGCGCGATTGGCAGGATAGCGACAAGCCGCGCGCGTTCCGTCCCGGCATCCCCGCACTCGACGAATTCCCCTTTGCGATGTGGCGGCGGCTCGCGCACAAACGTTGGCGCGATCTGCCGCGCGACGCGCTCGGGTACGGCGAACCGGCGGGTTATCGTCCGTTGCGCGAATCTATCGCCGCGTACCTTGGCGCATCGCGCGGCGTGCGGTGCGATCCGGAGCAAGTGATCGTCGTCGCCGGTTCGCAACAGGCGCTTGATCTCGCCGCGCGCTTGCTCCTCGACTCCGGCGATATCGCGTGGATCGAAGACCCAGGTTATCGCGGCGCGCGCGGCGCATTGCTTGCGGCGGGCGCGCGGCTAGTCCCGGTGCCCGTGGACGCGGAGGGATTGCGCGTGGAAGTCGGCGTTGCGAAAAACGCCGACGCGCGCCTGGCGTACGTCACACCGTCGCATCAATATCCGCTCGGTGTGACGATGAGTCTGGCGCGCCGACTGACTTTGTTGGAGTGGGCAACGCATTCGAATGCCTGGATTTTGGAGGATGATTACGATAGCGAATATCGGTACGCGGGGCGACCGCTCACCGCGTTGCAAGGATTGGACAACGCGCAGCGAGTGATCTACATCGGCACGTTCAGCAAGGTGCTGTTTCCCGCATTGCGCCTGGGTTACCTGGTCGTGCCGCCGAACTTGGTGGACGCGTTCGTCGCCGCGCGCGCGATGGCGGATCGTCAATCGCCGACGCTCGATCAAGCCGTGCTCGCCGATTTTATCGCGGAGGGATTTTTCGCGCGGCACGTACGGCACATGCGAACGTTGTACGCGGAACGACGCGCGGCGTTGGTGGACGCTGTCGCGCGCGAACTGGGTGGGCTACTGGAGATTACGTCGGAAGAAGCGGGGTTGCACGTGCTGGCGCGCTTGCCGAAAGGCGTGGATGATCGCGTGATTTCGCGACGCGCGGCGAAGCATAATGTCGAAACACCGGCGCTGTCCGATTATGCGCTCGCGCGTTTGGCGCGCGGTGGACTGGTGCTCGGTTACGCGGCGGTCAACGCGCGCGAGATTCGCGAAGGTGTGCGGCAACTCGCGTCCGCGTGTTCATTCGCGCATCCGCGCAAATCGCGCGAATAATAATGTTCAATGGGTTGGGCGAGCGCATCGCGGCGCAAGAACGATTTCGAAGACTCGTTTATTCCAGGTACGTCGCTTCGGCGTACTTGCGTTGAAAACCGGGAACACTCGCCAACTCGATGTACGCATCGCGCTGCGCGATTTGCTTCGCCAATGCGCGCTGTTCGCGCGAGATGAGCGCGAGGCGCGCGCCCGTGCCTGCCGCATTGCCGACTTGTTTGAACCGCTCCAAAGGTAATCGCGGCAACATCCCAATCGTGACCGCGCTCGACACGTCAATGAAGGTGCCGAATGCGCCGGCGATGATGACTTGCTCGATGTCGTTTTCGGTGAGACCCGCGTCGGCAACCAACGCCTGAATCCCCATGCGGATCGCGCCCTTCGCCAATTGCAATTCGCGTACATCTTTTTGCGAGATCGTGAGCGCGTCCAGTCCTTGACGTTCTTCCTCGCTCACAATCACAAATTCGCGCATCCCACTCTGAACGCGGACGCGCGCGTGATCGCCCATACGACCTTGCCGATCCAGTATCCCATTCAAGCGCAATTGCGCGACCGCGTCCAGCAATCCCGACCCGCACACCCCGACTGGTGCGACGCCGCCAATCGTTTGATACTCTAATTTTTCTTTCGTCAACAACAGATGCTCGATTGCGCCTGGCGCGGCGCGCATTCCGAATTTGATGTGCGCGCCTTCGAATGCCGGACCCGACGCGCATGACACGCTCGTCATCTTGCCGCGATGGTTCAGACAAATCTCGGTGTTGGTGCCGATGTCGAGCGCGAGCACGACGCCTTTCAATTCGGCGAGACGCGTCGCCAAGATCATCGCGACGTGATCCGCGCCGACGTAACCGGCGATGTTGGGGAGCAAATGCACGTACGCGCCCGGCGCAATGTTCAAATCCAGGTCGCGCGCCTTGACATCGAGCGCGGCGCGTGTGGCTGGCACGTACGGCGCGAATCCCAGTTGTTGCACCGGCAAGCGCAAAAAGAGATGGTGAATCGCGGTGTTGCCGACGACGACCGCTTCGACAATCTCGCTTGGATTCGCGCTGATCGTCGCGCACAAATCCGCGGCTAACTGACTCAACGCGTCGGTGAGCAACTTTTGCATGCGCGCGGCTTGAGCAGCTCCTTGACACGCGATGCCAATGCGCGTGACCACATCCTCGCCGTACGAAATTTGCGGATTCATCAAGCCCTGGGATGCGAGCGTCTGTCCAGTTTCCAAATCCAAGAGATAGCCCGCGATCTTGGTCGTGCCAATGTCCACTGCGAGACCGAGCCAACGCGTCGCCGGCGCGCTCACCGCGACGATTTCGTTTCCGCGTAATCCAACGCGAACGCGCCAATTCAAATCGCGCAAGTGTGGCGAGAGCGTTTGCAAGACATGGTAATCAATCGTCCCAGGTTCGACGTGATGCTCGCCGGCTAACGCCGACCAGAGACCCAGGTCGTCCGCACGTGGGTTTTCGAGCGTAGGTGGGGTGAGTTGAATATCGAAAGTACGGATCGGCGGGTCGGGTTGAATTTCAACTTGCAATCCTTCGAGCTGGGTACGTTGCGGGGCGGTGAGTGATTCCGGGGGAACGCGCAACTTGACATCACTTTGTGGAAACGTTTGGCACGCGAGGCGATAACCTCGCTCCAATTCGCGCGGGGTCAAAATATTTTTTTCGTCAACGGTGGGTAGAGAGACTTGCCCAGACACAACCTGGACTTTGCAGCGTTCGCAACTGCCCATGCCACCGCACACGTTGACCAGGTCAACGGCAAGTTGGCGCGCGCAATCGAGCAAGGATTGGTCATGGGGACATTCACCGCGACGTCCCACCGGCTCGAAATCTATTTGAAAAGCCGTCATCGCTTTCTAGAACTCCAGTTGAGGTAAAACGCGGGCGCATAGTGCAGAACAAGTTGCAATGCGCTATGCGCCCAGAACGAATTGTATGCTATTTTGCGAACCGCGCAAAATTAGTACACGCCGTACTCTTTCGTCGCATCTACCCAAACTTTGACGAGGTCTGGTCTGCAACCTTCCATCTCGCCGACGCCGACGCTCATAATATAGCCGCCGCCTTTGCCGACGATCTGGCACAGTTTCTTGGTCAGATCGCGCACTTGGTCTGCGGTACCAGCTTGCAACAACGAGTTAGGCATGCCGCCCATAATGCACATCGTATCGCCGACGATTTCCTTGACCTTGAAAATGTCACTGGACTGGAACAAGCCCGCGGTCTTACCTTTGGGCAACTCTGCCAGATATTTCAGGCGTTGATTCCAAACCCCTTCGTAAAAGACAAAGGGCTGGATGCCCGCGTTGACCAAGCCCACCATCATTGCTTTCAATTGGGGCCAATAGAATTTTTCAAACTGCGGGAGCGACATGAATCCGTCCGAGCCGCGATGCAGCGGAATGAACGCGACGTTGATGCCAGTCGCGCGACTCCAGTTGATCGCGAATTCGAGCTCAAAGCGCAAGACCTTTTCTTGCGCCGCGAGCAATTTTTCCGGTCGGCGGTGCATGTCGAGAAAAATGCCGCGCATCCCGCGCAAGGTGTCGGACATGAAATCGAACGGCGCTTCGATCAGCGAACCCATGAACGTGGGCGGCGCGAATCCCAGTTCGATCATGCGCTGAACCCCGCGGACGGCACGCGCATCGCCGGCTGCTTGCGCTTCGATCGCTTTGGCAAGCGTTTGCAGTGCCTGGACGACGGGCGGCGCTTTGAACACTCCCAGGTTGAACAAACTATAATGACCGAACGCCGCCATACCTAGCGGCGGGAGGACGGCTAGCCCTTCCAGTCGTGGGAAGACGCGGGGCCAATACTTGCGAATGCTCCAATCGGCGGGGTCGTCGAGAAAGGCGTCGTAATCTTCCGCCTTCATGTACTCGCCTTCGACGAACTGGAACGAGCCATTCGGATCCAAACCATGACCTGGGAACTTGGTCATGCGGTCGCCCACCACCAGACCGGGCGCGGGATTATTGAACACGCCCATGATGCTGTCGGGTTGAAAGTGCAACGCCGCCTTTTCCAGCAATTCCAATTCTTTCGCGCCGTTCTCGTGTTGCTCTTGCCGCGTGATGCCGCCCATCTCCGCCAGCATGTAACCCATGCCGAGTTGAATCGGGATACGGTCGGGTTGCTTGAGTTGCAAAGCATCCTGAATGCGCTTGGCGCGCTCGGCAAAAAGTTGCTGAGGACTTTTGCCGACATCTGCGTCTTGAAAAGAATTCGTTGCCATTTTACTTTCCTCCTGCCCACTGCTTGGCGAGCACGACCGCTTCCATCGCATCTTTGCCGAAGGCATCCGCCCCGGCATACTGGCGTACCTGATCGTCCACTGTGCCACCGCCGATCATGATCTTGACATCGTTGCGCAACCCCGCCGCTTTGATCGCGTCCACCGTTTCTTTCATCGAAGTGTACGCCAGCGTGAGAAAACCGCTGAGCGCGACGATGCTGGGTTGGTAACTCTTGACTTCGCTGATGAATTTTTCGATAGGCACATCCACACCCAGGTCTTTCACTTCAAAACCATTCACGTCGAGCATGAACACGACAATGTCTTTGCCGATGTCGTGAATGTCGCCCTTGACGGTGCCGACCAACACCTTCGCGCCTTGCTTGGCGGTTTCCGCGGCGCCGGTGACGCGCGGCTTGACCACGGCGGAGATGGACTTGAGCATCTCGCCGGCGAGGATCAACTCTGGGATGAAATACTTGCCTTCCTCAAATCGTTTGCCGACAATTTCCATCGCGAGCCGGCAATCGTCGAGAATGGTCATGGGGTCGGTCCCATTTTCCAACAATTGCTGGGTGAGCGCAAGGACCTCTTCTTCCTGCATGTCCGCAATCGCGTTGACCAGTTTTTCTGACATACCCTTCTCCTTTGAAAGTGACTTGGGCGCTTGATTCTCGCGCACCCACGTTTAACTCGGTTTGTTTTCCAATAATCCCGCGCGATACGCGCGCGTATAGTTCAAACAGTGCTTGTCGCGACCCAGCAAAAGATTGGCGGCGAGCATCGTCGCTTGCAGTTCGCGGTCGTTCGGATCAATAATCGCGGTATCCATGCCGGCATCGAGCGCGAGCGCCAGAAAAGTTCGATTGATCAACGCGCGCACCGGCAAGCCAAACGATACATTGCTCAACCCGCAAGAAATGTGCGCTTGCGGAAATCCCGCGCGGATCGCGCGCATCGTGTTGAAGGTGATACGGCTCGCTTCGGTGTTCGTCGCAATCGTCATCGCCAACGGATCCACGTACACTTTCTCGTCGGGCACGCCGGCGCGGCGCGTTGCCGCGAACACGTTGCGGATCACGTCGAGCCGCGCGGCAACCGTCGGCGGAATGCCCTTGTCGTCCATGCACAGCGCGATGACTTCACAGCCGAACTCGGCGACGATGGGCAGGATGCCACTCAAGCGCGTTTGTTCGCCACTGATCGAGTTGATCATCGGCGTCTTTTTGACGTGCTTCATCGCGACGCGCAACGCGTTGGGATTCGCGCTGTCCAGGCAGAGCGGCACATCCACCGCGTCTTGCGCGAGTTGGATAAGCCACACCAGGTCGTCCGGCTCGCGATCGGGCGGTGTGCCCGCGTTGACATCGAGCCAATGCGCGCCGCCTCCGACTTGTTTCTTTGCCAGGTTCTGAATGAATTCAGCATTCCGTTCGGCAATCGCTTTCTTAACCTGGGCGCGAGTGCCGTTAATTTTTTCGCCAATAATTTTCATCTACCGCTCCTTCGGAATTGGGACGCGGATGAGCGCGGATGAACGCGGATAAGAATAAAATCTGCGTTCGTCTGCGTCCCCTTGATTTAATCGCGCGCGGGAGGGAAAAAGTGTTCGTACAAAATCGTTTGCCCGGGCGGCACGACGACGAACTCGTCATCCCAGGGTCCAAAGATCATTTTCTTGACGAGCGCGGGCGACCCTTCGATTTCTTCAAAGCGCAGTCCGAACTGCTCGGCGGTGTTGCGCGCGTATTGGCGATATCGTTCGAGCTCGAATTGTCCGGTATTGATAAAACCAAGCCGCGTGTAATTCTTGAGCATCAGATTGATCATGCGCTTTGCTTTGGTCGCGCCATATTTTTCGGCGAGGCGTTTGTACTCTTCGAACGGACTATCGCCGACCTCGATCCAACCTTTCGTGAGATAGTACGTTCCCGGTTCGCGGTTGATCTGCTCTTTGTACGCCGCGCACGATCCCAGAAAAATCGCGATACAATCGTCGGTGCGCGGCACGACGAGCGTGGCAGTGGTCGCGCGGAGACCGATCACCGCCATCGAGCACAAGCCGTAACCCAGCAACACCATATCGGCGTGCGGACTGACTTGCTCGATCTTTTTTTGCAATGTGTTCTTCAGATCGTTGGGGTGAAGGTGAAGACCGAATTCGAGGATATCATACGAGACATCACCGGGGAGAAAGGGGAGCATCTCCTCGATGACCGTCGCGCAAGCGATTACACGAGTGCTAGAGAGATTCCTAGTCGCCATTGTCTTGAATCCACCCCGATTATACACTTATATAGGGAAGTTGTCAAATTGGCTATTATTCAAGTGTTTTTTGATGAGAAAGCGTATTGACATTTTCGTTTTTGTGAATATCCTACAGATATGACAACTACACATCCTTGCGATGGTTCGAGCGGTGTCTTAAATTCAATACCTTCGCCAAATCGTTTTCACCCGTTTTTTTATCCGCGAATAACGCGAATCTCTGCTAATTTTTAAATTCATTCGCGTTATTCGCGGATGAATTTATGATTTTGGCGAAGGTGTTGAAATTGAAATGCGTTTTTGCAACCTTCGCAAGGATGGATGGGCAACCGAGTATTGCAAAATGACTAGAAAAGGGAAACCACTCACCGCGCGGAATCTAAGCGGGCGTATTGATCGCGATTCATATGAGCCGGCGTATGCCCAGCTCGCCAATATCTTGCGCCGACAAGTGGCGACCGGTGTGTTTCAGCCCGGCGACCAGTTGCCTTCCGAATCGCAACTCGTCGGTCGCTTTGATGTCAGCCCGATGACGGTGCGCCGCGCGATCAACCTCCTCGCCGACCAGGGAGTTATCAGCACCGCGCAAGGACGCGGCACATTCGTGCGCGGCGTCGAATTAAGCACGGCGACATTCGGACTCAAAGAATTGCAAAGTCTGTTCAGCAACAAACCACAGACCAACGTCAAACTGCTTGAAGCGCGCGTCGTCACGGCGGATGAACGCACCGCGCGCAAACTCGATATCGCGCTGGGGCAACGCGTCGTCTATATTCGTCGCCTCTTGACGATCGAAAACCAACCGGCGTTTTATCATCGCGAGTACGTGGTGTACGATCCCGCGCGCCCGGTCGTCGAAGCGGAAATGGAAGTGACGTCGCTCCAAGGATTGTTTACCGGCATCGGCGAAACTCTGCTCAAGCGCGGCGAACTCGGCATCGAAGCGACGATCCTCAACGACGAGGAGGCGCGCCTGTTGGAGGTCGCCACACCCGCCGCGGCGTTTTGCATCGAGCATCTTTTCTACGATCTCAAAGAGCGTCCGGTCAGTTGGGGTTGGTTCGTCTGCCATAGCACGCGCTTGCGCTTTACGACCGGCGTGGGCATTCCACGATTGGACGGAATGGATCAACCCAGGAAGGAAAGATAAATGCCGAGCAACGATCAACGCGCCGCATTGATCGCGCATGTGGCTAACTTGGAGGAGAATGCCGTTCTCGATCTCGTGCGCCAACGGTTGACGGAAGGCGAAGACCCCTTGAAGATTGTCGAAGAATGCCAGGAAGGGATGCGCCAGGTCGGCTTGCGTTACGAGCGCGGCGAGTATTACTTGGCGGGTTTGATCATGGCAGGCGAAATTTTTCGCGAGGTGACCGAGATCGTCCAGCCCTTGCTCGAACATCGCATCCGGCAACAATCTTCGGGACGCGTGTTGCTCGGCACGGTACAAGGCGACATTCACGACATGGGCAAGAATATGCTCGCGATGTTGCTGAGTTGCTATGGCTTTACGGTGATTGATCTCGGTGTGGACGTTGCGCCGACGGAGTTCGCCGCGCGCGCGGTCGAGATCAAACCGGACATTGTCGGATTGTCCGCACTGCTGACTTCGGCGCACGAAAAAATGCGCGAGACGGTGTCGCTCTTGCGCGGCGAAGCCAAGCGCACCGGCGCGAAATTTTCGATTATCATCGGCGGCGGACAAATTGATGAACAAGTTCGCACGAACACTGGCGCGGACTATTACGGACAAGACGCGATGATGGGCGTGCGTTTGTGTCAGCGATTGATGACAGAACATTCAATCGTCGTTGACTCGTGATGGAAACGAATGTATACTTTTGGCAGATTATTCGAGAGCCATGATGTTTAGATGAAATCGTTAGAGCAAACCGTTTTGCCGTTTCCCGCAGTCGCCGAGCCAGAAATAATTTCCATCCCCGAAATCAACGGTAAAGCCAACAAACTGGATTCTCAAGACCGTCCATTCCACGAATGGTACCGGTTTGTGCTTTCATTTCCTCCCCATCTTGTGCGCCAATACATTCAGGATTTTGGACTGGATGAAAAAAGCACATTGCTCGATCCTTTCTGTGGAACTGGCACAACATTGGTCGAAGCCAAATTGAATGGAATCCATGCGATTGGATTGGAAGCAAATCCGTTTGCCTACATTGCCAGCTCTGTCAAAACAGATTGGTCGATTGATCCCGATATTTTGTTGGTGCGCGCGCACGATATTGCCGAAGCGGCATCGAAAATTTTGCAGACACAAGGAATTGACGATAACCAAATTCTTCAAGACGAAATCAAAAACTTGACGCTAAGAACGCTCAATCCTGATGCGGCTAAACTTTTGCTAACAGATTCAATCAGCTCATTGCCACTACACAAAACTCTGGTGCTTTTGGATTGCTTGCGTGAATTTGCCAACGAACCATTCTATCGCCATGCCGAATTGGCATTGGCAAACGCGTTGGTATTCAAGATCGGCAATCTCCGTTTCGGACCCGAGGTCGGAGTCGGTGTAAAAAAGCAAGACGCGCCGGTCATTGCAATCTGGTTATCCGAAGTTGGAAAGATTGCGAACGACTTGCGGCGCGTCGCTGGCAAATCCTATCCTGAATGTCAGGTTTACAATGCGGATGCGCGCGCGGTCAGCCATCTCCAATTTAATGGAATCGCGCCTCATTCGATTGATGCCGTGATCACATCGCCGCCGTATCCAAATGAAAAAGATTACACACGAACCACGCGGCTCGAATCGGTCATCTTGGGTTACATCAAAACCAAACAAGATTTGCGCGAACTGAAAAAGAGACTGGTGCGGTCGAATACGCGCGGGGTATACAAAGACGACGACGACGACGAATGGGTGGAAACACCCGCTGAGATTCGGCAGATTGTTGATTCGATTGAAACTCGCCGAATCGCGCTGGGAAAAAATTCCGGTTTTGAAAAGCTGTACGGTCGAGTCACGAGTCTCTACTTTGCGGCAATGGCGCGCCATTTGATCGAACTGCGCCCCTTGCTTAAACCGGGTGCGCGGTTGGCGTACGTCGTCGGCGATCAAGCTTCCTACTTGCGTGTGATGATTCGCACCGGACGATTGCTGGCGGAAATCGCGGAGACGGTTGGATACGAACTCGTTAGAACAGACCTTTTCAGAACGCGCTTTGCGACGGCAACCAAAGAACAATTGCGCGAAGAAGTCGTCATTCTACGTTGGCGAGGAGAAAAAAACGACATGGCAGAAGAAAAGAATCGCTATACTCGACTGATCGAATCCATTTTTTTCACGCATTACCAGGAAGGCGCAACAGAAGTTGAATTTGAAAGATCAGATATCAACCGCGCGGCGGATAAATTGAAGATGGACTTGCCCAAAAACCTGGGCGATGTGCTCTATTCTTTTCGATACCGAACTCAATTGCCGGACAGCATCATCACGAAAGCGCCCTCCGGCTTTGAGTGGGTTATCCGCGCGGCAGGACGATCACGCTACAAATTCGTGCTGGTCATTCAATCTGCCATCGCGCCATCGGATAATTTGGTCGAGACCAAGATTCCGGATGCCACACCTGGGATCATCGTCAAATATGCTTTGAACGACGAACAAGCCGTCTTGGCAAAACTACGTTACAACCGACTCGTTGATATTTTCACTAGGCTTGCCTGTTATTCTTTGCAAAACCATTTGAGGACAACCGTCCCAGGGATGGGGCAAGTCGAAACCGACGAACTGTACATTGGCATTGACAAACGCGGCGCGCAATATGTTTTGCCGATTCAAGCAAAAGGCGGAACCGATCGAATTGGCATTGTGCAAGTTGAACAAGACATCGCCATGTGCGCGGCAAAATTTCCGAACCTGGTTTGCCGTCCGATCGCAGCGCAGTTCATGGAGGAAAATCTGATTGCATTATTTGAACTAGAGCAAACAGATGAAGGCATCAAAGTCGCCGCTGAAAAACATTACAAACTTGTTCATCCGGATGAATTAACGACGGAAGAACTCGAAAAATACAGAACACGTTCAGTCTGATTTTAATCGCGCAAGCCATAACACGCCGCGCCGATAAGCGCGGCGTGCGGATTGAGAATCACGCGCACCGGGACGCGGCGAAGCAATTCCGCAAAGCGTCCCTTGCGCGTAAATCGTTCCAGAAAAGTTCTTTCTTTCAGATACGGCAAGATTCGCGGCGGCATGCCACCCCCCAGATACACGCCGCCCGTCGCCAAAATCCGCAACGCCAGATTCCCTGCTTCGCTTCCCAGGATTGCCACAAACAGATTCAGCGTTGCCGCGCAAATCGCGACCTGGCTTTCGAGCGCCGCCTGCACGATGATGGGCGTCGGGTCGCTCGCCGCGGCGAGCGCATCGCGCAACCAGGCCGGCTCGTCCATGTGCCGCGCGTCTTTGAAAAACGCGTACACGTTCGGCAGTCCCATTCCCGACGCGACGCGTTCGTAACTGACGTGTTCCATCCGTGCCTGCATGTACTCCAGCAGGTCGCGTTCGAGCGCGGTTGTCGGCGCGAAATCGGCGTGACCGCCTTCGGAAGCGCACGCGCGGTATCCATCGTCGTCCCAGGTTAGAAATGCTTCGCCCAATCCCGTGCCTGGCGCGATGACCGCTAGCGCGCCCTGGGCGACCGGCGCGCCTTCGTTCAACGTTTCCCAGTCCGCCGATTCCAGAAAGGGAATCGCATGCGCGATGGCTTCGAGATCGTTTAGCAAACACACCGGCGTATTGCCGAGCATTTCACTCAACTTGCGCGCGTCCACTACCCAGGACAAGTTGGTCACCTGTGCGCGCTGGTCAACGACCGGACCCGCCACGTCAATACACACGCGCGTCGGTTTCAAATCCAGGTCCGCCAAAAATCGGTGGACGATGGCTTCCATCGAGGCATAGTCTTTGCTTGCAAAGGTCGCCTGCGCGAGCGGCTGATGCGGACCGCGTTCACGCGCATAAATCGCGAGCGCGGTTTTCGTGCCGCCAATATCGCCCGCCAGCAACCATTCATTCGTACGATTCATTTTTTGCTCTTGCGTTTTTAGAAATAAATTTTCGCCACTATCAAACGGGGCGCAGTTTCGGACTGCGCCCCGTTGGGTCTTTTACTGTATCGTCGCCAAATTTTCGTTGATGACGTCGAGCACTTGCGCGGGCAATGACTGGGGAACGTGCGTTGCGATTTGTTCGAGCGTCATCCCGCCCACCGCGTCCAGGTGCATGTGCGCCAACTGCGCGGCGAAATACTTGTACAAAATCGCTCTGCCTTGCGCGTCTTCCATCAACGTCC from Chloroflexota bacterium carries:
- a CDS encoding DUF1638 domain-containing protein, with product MLPFLPGDVSYDILEFGLHLHPNDLKNTLQKKIEQVSPHADMVLLGYGLCSMAVIGLRATTATLVVPRTDDCIAIFLGSCAAYKEQINREPGTYYLTKGWIEVGDSPFEEYKRLAEKYGATKAKRMINLMLKNYTRLGFINTGQFELERYRQYARNTAEQFGLRFEEIEGSPALVKKMIFGPWDDEFVVVPPGQTILYEHFFPPARD
- a CDS encoding GntR family transcriptional regulator, whose protein sequence is MTRKGKPLTARNLSGRIDRDSYEPAYAQLANILRRQVATGVFQPGDQLPSESQLVGRFDVSPMTVRRAINLLADQGVISTAQGRGTFVRGVELSTATFGLKELQSLFSNKPQTNVKLLEARVVTADERTARKLDIALGQRVVYIRRLLTIENQPAFYHREYVVYDPARPVVEAEMEVTSLQGLFTGIGETLLKRGELGIEATILNDEEARLLEVATPAAAFCIEHLFYDLKERPVSWGWFVCHSTRLRFTTGVGIPRLDGMDQPRKER
- a CDS encoding cobalamin B12-binding domain-containing protein — encoded protein: MPSNDQRAALIAHVANLEENAVLDLVRQRLTEGEDPLKIVEECQEGMRQVGLRYERGEYYLAGLIMAGEIFREVTEIVQPLLEHRIRQQSSGRVLLGTVQGDIHDMGKNMLAMLLSCYGFTVIDLGVDVAPTEFAARAVEIKPDIVGLSALLTSAHEKMRETVSLLRGEAKRTGAKFSIIIGGGQIDEQVRTNTGADYYGQDAMMGVRLCQRLMTEHSIVVDS
- a CDS encoding endonuclease codes for the protein MAEEKNRYTRLIESIFFTHYQEGATEVEFERSDINRAADKLKMDLPKNLGDVLYSFRYRTQLPDSIITKAPSGFEWVIRAAGRSRYKFVLVIQSAIAPSDNLVETKIPDATPGIIVKYALNDEQAVLAKLRYNRLVDIFTRLACYSLQNHLRTTVPGMGQVETDELYIGIDKRGAQYVLPIQAKGGTDRIGIVQVEQDIAMCAAKFPNLVCRPIAAQFMEENLIALFELEQTDEGIKVAAEKHYKLVHPDELTTEELEKYRTRSV
- the glk gene encoding glucokinase; protein product: MNRTNEWLLAGDIGGTKTALAIYARERGPHQPLAQATFASKDYASMEAIVHRFLADLDLKPTRVCIDVAGPVVDQRAQVTNLSWVVDARKLSEMLGNTPVCLLNDLEAIAHAIPFLESADWETLNEGAPVAQGALAVIAPGTGLGEAFLTWDDDGYRACASEGGHADFAPTTALERDLLEYMQARMEHVSYERVASGMGLPNVYAFFKDARHMDEPAWLRDALAAASDPTPIIVQAALESQVAICAATLNLFVAILGSEAGNLALRILATGGVYLGGGMPPRILPYLKERTFLERFTRKGRFAELLRRVPVRVILNPHAALIGAACYGLRD